From the genome of Cryptococcus depauperatus CBS 7841 chromosome 1, complete sequence, one region includes:
- a CDS encoding 40S ribosomal protein S17 — MGRVRTKTVKRSSRVLIERYYPRLTLDFHTNKRILDEVATVPSKRLRNKIAGFTTHLMKRIQKGPVRGISFRLQEEERERKDQYVPEVSALASSDETPLEVDGETKDLLKSLGFDDLSVNVVNVSAAAPRERKGRFVPGANRT, encoded by the exons ATG GGCCGAGTCAGGACTAAGACCGTGAAGCGATCTTCTCGAGTTCTCATCGAGCGATACTACCCCCGTCTCACTCTCGACTTTCA CACCAACAAGCGAATTCTCGATGAAGTTGCTACTGTCCCATCCAAGAGGTTGAGGAACAAGATCGCTGGCT TTACCACTCACTTGATGAAGCGAATTCAAAAAGGTCCTGTGCGAGGTATTTCTTTCAGGCTgcaggaagaggagagggAGCGAAAGGATCA ATACGTCCCCGAAGTCTCTGCTCTGGCCTCTTCTGATGAGACTCCCCTTGAGGTCGATGGCGAGACCAAGGACCTACTTAAATCCCTTGGTTTCGACGACCTTTCCGTCAATGTCGTCAACGTTTCCGCCGCTGCTCCCCGAGAGAGGAAGGGCAGGTTCGTCCCTGGTGCAAACCGTACTTGA
- a CDS encoding centromere/microtubule-binding protein CBF5, with product MASSTLNNDQISEIQQSGDFAIKSEAVTPKLDTSQWPLLLKNYDKLLVRSSHFTPIPTGVSPLKRDLQSYVKSGVINLDKPSNPSSHEVVAWLKRILRVEKTGHSGTLDPKVTGCLIVCIDRATRLVKSQQGAGKEYVCVIRFHDKLPDEKVLPRALETLTGALFQRPPLISAVKRQLRVRTIYESKLIEYDNERNLGVFWVSCEAGTYIRTLCVHLGLLLGVGAHMQELRRVRSGITGENDDIVTMHDVLDAQWLYDNTRDESYLRRVIRPLESLLTNFKRIVVKDSAVNAVCYGAKLMIPGLLRYEADIEVGEEVVLMTTKGEAIAIGIAQMSTVDLASCDHGVVAKVKRCIMNRDLYPRRWGLGPKAQEKKKMIKKGELDKYGKAIEGVTPKDWTKGYIDYNAADSASGLIPTQPEDKMDVDRKLGAETAVKGEEKKRKREETDEPIATPSKADGDKKKKKKIKTEDGIEREETAEERAARKAAKKEKKDKKVKKETD from the exons ATGGCCAGCTCAACGCTCAATAACGACCAAATCAGCGAGATTCAACAGTCGGGCGACTTTGCTATCAAGAGCGAAGCAGTTACTCCCAAACTTG ATACGAGCCAATGGCCACTTTTATTGAAAAACTATGACAAACTGCTCGTTAGATCCTCACACTTCACCCCCATACCTACT GGTGTCTCTCCCCTCAAACGAGATCTTCAATCATATGTCAAATCAGGAGTCATAAATCTCGACAAACCATCCAATCCTTCATCTCATGAAGTTGTTGCATGGCTCAAGCGAATCCTTCGTGTTGAGAAGACCGGCCATTCTGGTACTTTAGATCCCAAGGTCACAGGTTGCCTGATTGTCTGTATAGACAGAGCCACTAGACTTGTCAAATCTCAACAAGGAGCAGGAAAAGAGTATGTCTGTGTCATTCGGTTCCACGACAAGCTTCCGGATGAGAAGGTTCTCCCTCGAGCTTTGGAAACTCTGACTGGtgctctttttcaaagaccACCACTCATCTCTGCCGTAAAACGACAACTCCGTGTACGAACCATCTATGAATCTAAACTCATCGAGTACGACAATGAACGCAATCTTGGCGTCTTTTGGGTTTCTTGTGAAGCAGGCACTTATATCAGAACTCTTTGTGTTCACCTTGGTTTATTGCTGGGTGTTGGTGCGCACATGCAGGAGTTGAGACGGGTGAGAAGTGGTATCACTGGCGAAAACGACGATATTGTCACAATGCATGATGTTTTGGATGCTCAGTGGTTGTACGATAATACTCGAGATG AGTCCTATCTTCGTCGAGTCATTCGTCCTCTTGAATCGCTTCTTACCAACTTCAAACGTATCGTCGTCAAAGATTCTGCCGTCAACGCAGTTTGTTACGGTGCAAAGCTCATGATTCCTGGTCTTCTTCGTTACGAAGCTGACATTGAAGTTGGCGAAGAAGTTGTTCTCATGACCACCAAGGGTGAAGCCATAGCCATTGGCATCGCTCAGATGTCTACTGTCGATTTAGCCTCGTGCGACCACGGTGTCGTTGCCAAGGTCAAGAGGTGTATTATGAACAGAGACTTGTACCCTAGGAGATGGGGTCTTGGCCCCAAGGCacaggaaaagaaaaaaatgaTTAAAAAGGGCGAGTTAGACAAGTATGGCAAAGCCATCGAAGGCGTTACACCCAAGGATTGGACAAAAGGCTACATTGATTACAACGCCGCCGATAGTGCCTCTGGTCTCATTCCCACGCAGCCTGAAGACAAAATGGATGTTGACAGGAAGCTTGGGGCCGAGACGGCGGTCAAAggggaagaaaagaagcgaAAGCGCGAAGAGACCGATGAGCCTATAGCTACTCCATCAAAGGCCGATggagacaagaaaaaaaagaaaaagatcaagactGAGGATGGCATTGAACGAGAAGAGACGGCAGAAGAGCGAGCAGCAAGGAAGGCtgcaaagaaggaaaagaaggacaagaaggTGAAAAAGGAAACGGACTGA
- a CDS encoding glutamine-fructose-6-phosphate transaminase (isomerizing): MCGIFGYCSYLCERKRKYVCDVLCNGLARLEYRGYDSAGIGIDGDTKDAPHILFKEVGKVAALRKHIDEAVPTSLPGRPGFTDKVDMDKVFLSQTSMAHTRWATHGIPNPNNCHPHVSDDHTEFSLVHNGIITNYKELKLVMTKRGYKFHTDTDTEVVAVLCKYVYDSNPNKRFNFTELIKAVLKELEGSFAFVFKSVHFPDEMIAARRGSPLLIGVKTDRKLKVDFVDVELPSSDERSDVDPNSLLSVPAAIADGPTSKLRRSQSRAFLSEDGMPQPIEFFVASDASAVIEHTKRVLYLEDDDIAHIAEGELHIHRLRRDDNISSVRAIEHLEIELAEIMKGQYDHFMQKEIYEQPESVVNTMRGRVNFDTRSITLGGLKAYLPVIRRGRRLIFVACGTSYHSCIAARPAFEELTDIPVAVELASDFLDRRTPVFRDDVAIFVSQSGETADTILAMRYCLERGALCLGVVNAVGSTLSRETHSGVHINAGPEIGVASTKAYTSQYVALVMIAVQLSDDSITKTARRQQIIDGLHDIPSQIKKVLAMDKALQQMAKDMLAKEKSLLIMGRGYQYATCLEGALKIKEVSYMHSEGILAGELKHGPLALIDEHLPVIFIMTRDSLYPKVQSALAQVTARKGRPIIICNEDDDTVTDNAKVIRVPQTVDCLQGLINVIPLQLLSYHLAVMNGVDVDFPRNLAKSVTTE; the protein is encoded by the exons ATGTGTG GAATCTTTGGCTACTGTTCTTATCTCTGTGAGAGGAAACGCAAATATGTCTGCGATGTCTTGTGCAATGGTCTTGCCAGACTCGAGTACAGAGGCTATGATTCTGCTG GTATTGGTATTGATGGCGACACCAAGGACGCACCACACATCCTCTTCAAGGAAGTGGGCAAGGTTGCTGCTTTGCGCAAACACATAGATGAAGCCGTTCCAACCTCCCTACCTGGCCGGCCAGGCTTTACTGATAAAGTTGATATGGACAAAGTTTTTCTCAGCCAAACTTCCATGGCTCACACTCGGTGGGCCACTCACGGTATTCCCAACCCAAACAACTGCCACCCGCATGTTAGCGACGATCACACTGAATTTTCCTTAGTTCACA ATGGTATCATCACCAACTACAAGGAACTTAAACTTGTCATGACCAAGCGAGGCTACAAATTCCACACTGATACTGATACCGAGGTCGTCGCTGTTCTCTGCAAATACGTCTACGACAGCAATCCTAACAAAAGATTTAATTTTACAGAGCTCATCAAAGCTGTACTCAAAGAGCTC GAAGgatcttttgcctttgtctTCAAGTCTGTCCACTTCCCTGATGAAATGATTGCCGCGCGACGAGGATCTCCTTTGTTGATTGGCGTGAAGACCGACCGCAAGCTGAAGGTGGACTTTGTCGACGTAGAGCTTCCTAGTAGCGACGAACGAAGCGATGTTGACCCCAACAGTCTTCTATCTGTACCTGCTGCCATTGCCGACGGACCCACTTCCAAGCTCCGCCGATCCCAATCTCGTGCTTTCTTGTCCGAGGATGGAATGCCTCAGCCTATTGAGTTTTTCGTTGCTTCAGACGCCTCTGCCGTTATTGAACATACGAAGCGGGTGTTGTACcttgaagacgatgatATTGCTCACATCGCCGAGGGTGAGCTTCACATTCACCGACTTCGTCGAGACGATAATATCTCTTCTGTTCGTGCTATTGAACACCTTGAGATTGAGCTTGCGGAAATTATGAAGGGACAATATGATCACTTCAtgcaaaaagagatatacGAGCAGCCTGAATCCGTTGTCAATACCATGCGAGGTCGTGTCAATTTTGACACCAGATCTATCACTCTGGGCGGTCTCAAGGCTTATTTACCCGTGAtaaggagaggaagaagactgATCTTCGTTGCTTGTGGTACTAGTTACCACTCTTGTATCGCTGCCCGTCCAGCTTTCGAGGAGCTAACAGACATCCCCGTTGCTGTTGAGCTCGCTTCAGATTTCCTTGACCGAAGGACTCCCGTTTTCCGAGATGATGTCGCCATTTTTGTCTCTCAATCTGGCGAAACTGCCGACACCATCCTTGCTATGCGATACTGCCTTGAACGTGGTGCTCTCTGCCTTGGTGTTGTCAACGCTGTTGGTTCTACCCTCTCTCGTGAGACTCATTCAGGTGTCCATATCAATGCTGGTCCCGAAATTGGTGTCGCTTCCACTAAAGCGTATACTTCCCAATACGTCGCTCTCGTTATGATTGCAGTGCAACTCTCTGACGATTCCATCACCAAGACTGCGAGGAGACAACAAATTATTGATGGATTGCACGACATTCCCAgccaaatcaaaaaagttTTGGCCATGGACAAGGCTTTGCAGCAAATGGCAAAGGATATGTTAGCTAAGGAAAAAAGCTTGCTCATCATGGGCCGAGGTTATCAAT ACGCCACCTGTTTGGAAGGTGCcctcaaaatcaaagaggTTTCCTATATGCATTCCGAGGGT ATCTTGGCTGGTGAACTTAAGCACGGCCCTCTTGCATTGATTGATGAGCATCTCCCGGTCATATTTATCATGACTCGCGACTCTCTCTACCCTAAGGTTCAATCTGCACTTGCCCAGGTTACTGCTCGAAAAGGACGTCCCA TCATTATCTGCAACGAGGACGACGACACTGTCACTGACAATGCCAAGGTCATTCGGGTGCCTCAGACTGTTGACTGTCTTCAAGGTTTAATCAACGTTATACCTCTTCAACTGTTGTCGTATC ACCTTGCTGTCATGAACGGCGTCGACGTCGACTTTCCTCGAAATCTCGCCAAGTCTGTAACCACCGAATAA